A stretch of the Streptomyces venezuelae genome encodes the following:
- the trmB gene encoding tRNA (guanosine(46)-N7)-methyltransferase TrmB gives MNPHPSATPEADVDVAELAVAAPEAPPYTPPRWRTESRFGPEGPAPDPAGSHHERRIRSFQPRRSRVTTGQEDALRRLWGTWGLDIDGHQVIDLDRLFDGLPVVLEIGFGMGEATAQMAAEDPGTGILAADVHTPGQGNLLALAERNGLTNVRVANGDAIILLREMLPAASLAGMRVYFPDPWPKKRHHKRRLIQPEFLTLAATRLAPGAVLHCATDWEPYAEQMLEVLSAHPDFENTQEDGGFAARPAFRPLTRFEGQGLDKGHLVHDLLFRRTG, from the coding sequence ATGAACCCGCACCCCAGCGCCACCCCCGAGGCCGACGTCGACGTCGCCGAGCTTGCCGTGGCGGCGCCGGAAGCGCCCCCGTACACGCCGCCCCGCTGGCGCACCGAGTCGCGGTTCGGCCCCGAGGGCCCCGCGCCCGACCCGGCCGGATCGCACCACGAGCGGCGCATCCGCAGCTTCCAGCCGCGCCGCAGCCGGGTGACCACCGGGCAGGAGGACGCCCTGCGGCGGCTCTGGGGCACCTGGGGCCTGGACATCGACGGGCACCAGGTCATCGACCTCGACCGGCTCTTCGACGGACTGCCGGTGGTCCTGGAGATCGGCTTCGGCATGGGCGAGGCCACGGCCCAGATGGCCGCCGAGGACCCGGGGACCGGGATCCTCGCGGCCGATGTGCACACCCCGGGCCAGGGAAACCTGCTCGCCCTCGCCGAGCGCAACGGACTGACCAACGTCCGGGTCGCCAACGGCGATGCGATCATCCTGCTCCGCGAGATGCTGCCGGCCGCCTCGCTCGCCGGGATGCGCGTGTACTTCCCGGACCCGTGGCCCAAGAAGCGCCACCACAAGCGCCGGCTGATCCAGCCCGAGTTCCTCACCCTGGCCGCGACCCGCCTCGCGCCCGGTGCGGTCCTGCACTGCGCCACCGACTGGGAGCCGTATGCCGAGCAGATGCTCGAAGTGCTCAGCGCCCACCCCGACTTCGAGAACACCCAGGAAGACGGCGGGTTCGCGGCGCGCCCGGCGTTCCGGCCGCTGACCCGGTTCGAGGGGCAGGGCCTGGACAAGGGCCACCTTGTACACGACCTGCTGTTCCGGCGCACCGGTTAG
- a CDS encoding asparagine synthase-related protein, whose protein sequence is MRWLVGWSSIAASFGTAGRVAGPGSGSGHDGVLRGGLADAAHPDDPAEDAERTVHPVGAQLIWGDPDPLWAVGDWRPDEIRTVTADPADPFTRLAVLGCCGAGDAELRQALYAARGGALRHLTSWPGSYTAVVQTGRRITVLGDLAGARPVFYTPWAGGTAYATAALPLADLIEAQLDIGHLAALLACPDSPEALGDGTPYTGVRRIPPGHALILREGSREITGYEPVASLAVAAPETTAERAVEGVREALVDAVRARLTAPRHAPDSLPYDPGPVPGMGPADRRAARGAPAPVPGIGADLSGGSASATLALLAAGLPGTPGTLPGLGATAAGERLLAVTFNDLATPQGREDELERARAIAADPRLHHVVVAAAAEALPYAELDGPLTDEPGPSLVVAARERRRLAAGSADHFVGNGARQVLDGHPARLADLLMDRRRRHLLRPVAALARSAAAAGGAEGASLLVPLTVYSAARRLARTSYRTGMEAVAAQLREGRLGAGTGGPVDASLSALTWCRPGPAARWLTGEALAEVSIRLGVAAGRPPLSIRPGEARARSVLARQAADHRVFEQAAEVRSQRLHAPFLDNQVVRAARALPESLRVQPGARATILRGVLSAAGIRELPPGWGAVTHAPNETATRLGLRAALPDLLLLFSSPFLADAGLVDARVVQQALTDAAEGRPVPLDGLAELVSMELWLRRLLARRGTCWTGTSTPRRRAVPTGVPLRRPALS, encoded by the coding sequence ATGCGCTGGTTGGTGGGGTGGAGCAGTATCGCCGCGAGTTTCGGCACGGCGGGCCGGGTCGCCGGCCCCGGCTCCGGCTCCGGCCATGACGGTGTCCTGCGCGGAGGTCTCGCGGACGCCGCGCACCCCGACGACCCGGCCGAGGACGCCGAGCGCACCGTCCACCCCGTGGGAGCCCAGCTGATCTGGGGCGACCCCGACCCGCTGTGGGCCGTCGGCGACTGGCGCCCGGACGAAATCCGCACCGTCACCGCCGATCCCGCCGACCCCTTCACCCGGCTCGCCGTCCTGGGCTGCTGCGGGGCCGGCGACGCCGAACTCCGCCAGGCCCTCTACGCGGCCCGCGGCGGCGCCCTGCGCCATCTGACCTCCTGGCCCGGCAGTTACACCGCCGTGGTGCAGACCGGCCGCAGGATCACCGTCCTCGGCGACCTCGCCGGAGCCCGGCCCGTCTTCTACACGCCCTGGGCGGGCGGTACGGCGTACGCCACGGCCGCGCTGCCGCTCGCCGACCTGATCGAGGCCCAGCTCGACATCGGCCACCTCGCAGCCCTGCTGGCCTGCCCCGACAGCCCGGAGGCACTGGGCGACGGCACACCGTACACGGGAGTCCGGCGGATCCCGCCGGGCCATGCGCTCATCCTGCGCGAAGGCTCCCGCGAGATCACCGGCTACGAACCGGTGGCCTCCCTCGCCGTGGCCGCGCCGGAGACCACGGCCGAGCGGGCGGTGGAGGGCGTACGGGAAGCACTCGTCGACGCGGTGCGCGCCCGGCTCACGGCCCCCCGCCATGCTCCCGACAGCCTTCCCTACGATCCGGGGCCGGTTCCCGGCATGGGCCCCGCCGACCGCCGGGCGGCCCGCGGGGCACCCGCGCCGGTCCCCGGTATCGGCGCCGACCTCTCCGGAGGCAGCGCCTCCGCGACCCTGGCACTGCTCGCCGCCGGCCTTCCCGGCACTCCCGGCACCCTGCCCGGGCTCGGGGCCACGGCGGCCGGCGAGCGCCTGCTGGCCGTCACCTTCAACGACCTCGCCACCCCGCAGGGGCGGGAGGACGAACTGGAGCGGGCCCGGGCGATCGCCGCCGACCCGCGGCTGCACCACGTGGTGGTCGCCGCCGCCGCGGAAGCCCTCCCGTACGCCGAACTCGACGGTCCGCTGACCGACGAGCCCGGCCCCTCCCTGGTCGTGGCCGCCCGCGAACGGCGCCGGCTGGCTGCCGGCTCCGCCGACCACTTCGTCGGCAACGGCGCCCGCCAGGTACTGGACGGACACCCGGCCCGGCTGGCCGACCTGCTGATGGACCGGCGCCGGCGGCATCTGCTGCGCCCGGTGGCCGCCCTGGCCCGGTCGGCGGCGGCGGCCGGAGGAGCCGAAGGGGCCTCTCTGCTGGTCCCGTTGACCGTGTACTCCGCCGCACGCAGGCTGGCCCGCACCAGCTACCGGACGGGTATGGAGGCGGTGGCGGCACAGCTGAGGGAGGGCCGGCTCGGTGCCGGTACCGGCGGGCCGGTGGACGCCTCGCTCTCCGCCCTCACCTGGTGCCGGCCGGGGCCGGCGGCGCGCTGGCTGACCGGGGAGGCACTGGCGGAAGTATCGATCCGGCTGGGGGTCGCCGCCGGCCGGCCGCCGCTCTCCATCCGGCCCGGGGAGGCCCGCGCCCGCTCGGTGCTGGCCCGGCAGGCCGCCGACCACCGGGTCTTCGAGCAGGCGGCGGAGGTCCGCAGCCAGCGTCTGCACGCACCCTTCCTGGACAACCAGGTGGTCCGGGCGGCCCGCGCCCTCCCGGAGTCCCTCCGGGTCCAGCCGGGGGCCCGCGCCACGATCCTGCGCGGGGTCCTGTCGGCGGCCGGGATCCGCGAACTCCCGCCGGGCTGGGGCGCGGTCACACATGCCCCGAACGAGACGGCGACCCGGCTGGGGCTGCGGGCCGCGCTGCCCGACCTGCTCCTGCTGTTCTCCTCGCCGTTCCTCGCGGACGCGGGGCTGGTGGACGCACGGGTGGTCCAGCAGGCCCTGACCGATGCGGCGGAGGGCCGGCCGGTGCCGCTGGACGGTCTGGCCGAACTCGTGTCGATGGAGCTGTGGCTCCGTCGGCTGCTGGCCCGCCGCGGCACCTGCTGGACCGGCACCTCCACACCCCGCCGCCGCGCCGTCCCCACCGGAGTCCCGCTCCGCCGCCCGGCCCTCTCGTAG
- a CDS encoding sporulation protein, protein MSRELREPNEKLGAVLALAGISNAGLARRVNDLGAQRGLTLRYDKTSVARWVSKGMVPQGAAPHLIAAAIGAKLGRPVPLHEIGLADADPAPEVGLGFPRDVGAAVRSATDLYRLDLAGRRGGGGIWQSLAGSFSVAAYATPAARWLISPADSSVAREAAPPSGAAAGHAAAVAVSTSPPPSPASSPTSVPTSVPTSVVPSQPGTETHRSPAALHPAPLHPAPAPAPPAPRRSDLSPQRVGHSDVAKLREAAEDARRWDSKYGGGDWRSSMVPECLRVDAAPLLLGSYSDEVGRALFGATAELTRLAGWMAFDTGQQEAAQRYYIQALRLARAAADVPLGGYVLASMSLQATYREFADEGVDLAQAAVERNRGLATARTMSFFRLVEARAHAKAGDSQAAGAALRAAEGWLERSREGDPDPSWLGFYSYDRFAADAAECYRDLKLPRQVRRFTEQALSRPTEEYVRSHGLRLVVSAVAELESGNLDAACAAGTRAVEVAGRISSARTTEYVRDLLHRLEPYGDEPRVAELRERARPLLVTPA, encoded by the coding sequence ATGTCCAGGGAGCTCCGCGAGCCCAACGAGAAGCTCGGCGCCGTCCTCGCCCTCGCCGGCATCAGCAACGCCGGTCTGGCCCGGCGGGTCAACGACCTCGGCGCCCAACGGGGGCTGACCCTCCGCTACGACAAGACCTCGGTGGCCCGGTGGGTGTCGAAGGGCATGGTGCCGCAGGGTGCCGCGCCGCACCTCATCGCCGCCGCCATCGGCGCCAAGCTGGGCCGCCCGGTACCGCTGCACGAGATCGGACTGGCCGATGCGGACCCGGCGCCCGAGGTGGGTCTAGGCTTCCCCCGCGATGTGGGCGCGGCCGTGCGCTCGGCCACCGATCTGTACCGGCTGGACCTGGCGGGGCGGCGCGGCGGCGGCGGGATCTGGCAGTCGCTGGCCGGGTCCTTCTCCGTGGCGGCATACGCGACGCCCGCGGCGCGCTGGCTGATATCGCCGGCCGACAGCTCGGTGGCGCGTGAGGCGGCTCCGCCATCCGGCGCTGCCGCCGGCCATGCCGCTGCTGTTGCCGTGTCCACATCGCCACCGCCGTCGCCCGCGTCGTCGCCGACTTCCGTGCCGACCTCCGTGCCGACCTCCGTTGTGCCCTCGCAGCCGGGAACCGAAACGCACCGGTCCCCCGCAGCGTTGCACCCTGCACCGCTGCACCCTGCCCCAGCCCCTGCGCCGCCCGCGCCGCGGCGCTCCGACCTCTCGCCCCAGCGGGTCGGCCACAGCGATGTGGCCAAGCTCCGCGAGGCCGCCGAGGACGCCCGCCGCTGGGACTCCAAGTACGGCGGCGGGGACTGGCGTTCCTCGATGGTGCCGGAGTGCCTGCGGGTGGACGCGGCCCCGCTGCTGCTCGGCTCGTACAGCGACGAGGTGGGCCGGGCGCTGTTCGGGGCCACCGCCGAACTGACCCGGCTGGCCGGATGGATGGCCTTCGACACCGGCCAGCAGGAGGCCGCCCAGCGGTACTACATCCAGGCGCTGCGGCTGGCTCGCGCGGCGGCCGACGTACCGCTCGGCGGGTACGTACTGGCGTCCATGTCCCTGCAGGCCACCTACCGCGAGTTCGCGGACGAGGGGGTGGACCTGGCGCAGGCGGCCGTGGAGCGCAACCGCGGCCTGGCCACGGCCCGCACCATGAGCTTCTTCCGGCTGGTCGAGGCGCGGGCGCACGCGAAGGCGGGCGACTCGCAGGCGGCCGGGGCGGCCCTGCGCGCGGCGGAGGGCTGGCTGGAGCGGTCGCGGGAGGGGGACCCTGACCCCAGCTGGCTCGGCTTCTACTCCTACGACCGGTTCGCGGCGGATGCCGCGGAATGCTACCGGGATCTCAAACTGCCCCGGCAGGTACGGCGGTTCACCGAGCAGGCGCTGTCCCGGCCGACCGAGGAGTACGTACGCTCGCACGGCCTGCGCCTGGTGGTCAGCGCGGTAGCCGAGCTGGAGTCGGGCAATCTCGACGCGGCCTGCGCGGCCGGTACCCGGGCGGTGGAGGTGGCGGGCCGGATCTCCTCCGCCCGCACCACCGAGTACGTACGGGACCTGCTGCACCGGCTGGAACCGTACGGGGACGAGCCGCGCGTCGCCGAGCTGCGGGAACGGGCCCGGCCGCTGCTGGTCACCCCGGCCTGA
- a CDS encoding PrsW family intramembrane metalloprotease, producing the protein MFGALRDAAVRAVLSRPSGTVRTGVLLGVLATSGAAILELVREQTGTPGFFVGLGLALFPVPALMAAFRWLGRVSPVPWPCLLYCFGWGACAAALIAILANSFATEWIAAATADPSDADQLGSIAIAPVVEETAKAAALLLVFLFRRRLLTGFTDGFVLAGFTATGFAFTENILYLGNAFGEDLVSGTAVLDSLTAATFFVRIMLSPFAHPLFTVLTGLGFGAASMYCRRSARIGLPLLGLALAMGAHALWNSSSELGEYGFYLVYGCVMVPVFGLLAALAVRLRRRQLRAVGSELAVYAAAGWLGPAEARVLASMPARALARSMARHTGGRPARRAVLRYETDAAELALLRHRARRGGPARVPEFAERERELLGRIWLCRPVAGPALIRAAMAEELVPPVLPPTARPVVPPTARPVVPPAVAPVVPPARTEIRRSVPWIPARPAGPSSNHLPYALPGADGPR; encoded by the coding sequence GTGTTCGGAGCGCTCCGCGATGCCGCTGTCCGTGCTGTGCTCTCGCGCCCGTCGGGCACGGTCCGTACGGGCGTGCTCCTCGGCGTGCTCGCGACCTCCGGGGCGGCCATCCTGGAGCTGGTGCGCGAGCAGACCGGCACCCCCGGCTTCTTCGTCGGCCTCGGCCTGGCCCTGTTCCCGGTCCCCGCGCTCATGGCGGCCTTCCGGTGGCTCGGCCGGGTCTCGCCCGTCCCGTGGCCGTGCCTGCTGTACTGCTTCGGCTGGGGTGCCTGCGCGGCGGCGCTGATCGCCATACTGGCCAACAGTTTTGCCACCGAGTGGATAGCCGCGGCCACCGCCGACCCCTCCGATGCCGACCAGCTCGGCTCGATCGCGATCGCACCGGTGGTGGAGGAGACCGCCAAGGCGGCTGCCCTGTTGCTGGTGTTCCTGTTCCGCAGACGGCTTCTGACCGGGTTCACCGACGGGTTCGTCCTCGCGGGATTCACCGCCACCGGGTTCGCCTTCACCGAGAACATCCTCTACCTGGGCAATGCCTTCGGCGAGGACCTGGTCAGCGGAACTGCCGTGCTGGACTCGCTGACCGCCGCCACCTTCTTCGTCCGGATCATGCTGTCCCCGTTCGCCCACCCGCTGTTCACGGTGCTCACCGGCCTGGGCTTCGGCGCGGCCTCGATGTACTGCCGCCGGTCGGCCCGGATCGGGCTGCCGCTGCTCGGGCTGGCCCTGGCCATGGGCGCACACGCGCTCTGGAACAGCTCCTCCGAGCTGGGCGAATACGGGTTCTACCTGGTCTACGGCTGTGTGATGGTCCCGGTGTTCGGGCTGCTGGCGGCGCTGGCCGTGCGGCTGCGGCGGCGCCAGCTCCGGGCGGTCGGCAGCGAGCTGGCGGTGTACGCGGCGGCGGGCTGGCTGGGCCCGGCGGAGGCCCGGGTGCTCGCCTCGATGCCGGCCCGCGCACTGGCCCGGTCGATGGCCCGGCACACCGGCGGGCGCCCGGCCCGGCGGGCGGTCCTCCGGTACGAGACGGACGCGGCCGAGCTGGCATTGCTGCGGCACCGGGCCCGGCGCGGCGGCCCGGCGCGGGTGCCGGAATTCGCCGAGCGGGAGCGGGAGTTGCTGGGCCGGATCTGGCTGTGCCGGCCGGTGGCGGGTCCGGCGCTGATCCGCGCGGCCATGGCGGAAGAGCTGGTGCCGCCCGTACTGCCGCCGACGGCCCGGCCCGTGGTCCCGCCGACGGCCCGGCCCGTGGTCCCGCCTGCGGTCGCGCCCGTGGTCCCGCCCGCCAGGACGGAGATCAGACGTTCAGTCCCTTGGATTCCAGCCAGGCCAGCGGGTCCATCGTCGAACCACCTGCCGTACGCACTTCCAGGTGCAGATGGGCCCCGGTGA
- a CDS encoding sigma-70 family RNA polymerase sigma factor, with protein MGVDGREEPFGGGVGGEAGAGSLPARQVPAQREAGSGATSAELPPSDGDLIARLRGGDDTAFEELFRRHAEAVRRYARTCCRDAHTAEDLTAEVFARTLQAVRGGAGPDQAVRAYLLTTVRRVAAAWTKTAKREQLVDDFAAFAEQAAAGAAGAEAGSTLSGADVRAMHQAEQSLAVQAFRSLPERWQAVLWHTTVEKSSPSSIAPLFGLTANATAVLASRAREGLKQAYLQAHVSTALSAGGDCARYADRLGAYARGGLRMRAELGLRKHLEECATCRLVAGELKDVNAAIPALLPVAVIGWFAAGYAGKAAGVVAGGAVAAGGAGAAAAATAGATAGATAGAGAAGATGAAAGAGAAGGAGAAGGAGAAGSGAAGGAGASAGSVAASEGLGLPAKAAIAAGLAVAAAAAVVFAFAGDEVEPQAGVRPVPSAVAPVPAEPARPEPAPSPPAAAPDRPAPVPPPRASRPPAPSARPSTAPAPPASPAAPAPAPSPTPPPKPAPPKPTPGPSATTTPKPTPKPTPPPAPAPPAGYRLARLDHAVFGDHAGPELDTWRSSWVWQRWGLRIDDRRYEHGITVNSRSRVEIRLNRPCSTFSAQVGVDDLALPSDGSVRFSVYGDGRRLWSSPALGAGDPAVPVRVGLAGSGTVRLVVEPAGPLARPTLASWADAVLSCS; from the coding sequence ATGGGTGTTGACGGGCGGGAAGAGCCATTCGGCGGTGGCGTCGGCGGCGAGGCCGGGGCGGGCAGCCTGCCCGCCCGCCAGGTCCCGGCCCAGCGCGAGGCCGGCAGCGGGGCGACTTCGGCCGAGCTGCCCCCCTCCGACGGCGACCTGATCGCCCGGCTGCGCGGTGGCGACGACACCGCGTTCGAGGAGTTGTTCCGCCGCCACGCCGAGGCCGTGCGCCGGTACGCGCGGACCTGCTGCCGGGATGCGCACACCGCCGAGGACCTGACCGCCGAGGTGTTCGCGCGGACCTTGCAGGCGGTACGCGGCGGAGCCGGTCCCGACCAGGCCGTCCGTGCGTATCTGCTCACCACCGTCCGCAGGGTGGCCGCCGCATGGACGAAGACGGCCAAACGCGAGCAACTGGTCGATGACTTCGCGGCCTTCGCCGAGCAGGCAGCTGCCGGTGCGGCCGGCGCCGAGGCCGGGTCCACGCTGTCCGGCGCGGACGTGCGGGCCATGCACCAGGCCGAGCAGTCCCTGGCCGTGCAGGCCTTCCGGAGCCTGCCCGAGCGGTGGCAGGCCGTGCTGTGGCACACCACCGTCGAGAAGTCCTCGCCGAGCTCGATCGCCCCGCTGTTCGGGCTGACCGCCAATGCGACGGCGGTCCTGGCGAGCCGGGCTCGTGAAGGCCTCAAGCAGGCCTATCTGCAGGCGCATGTGAGTACGGCGCTCAGCGCGGGCGGGGACTGTGCGCGGTACGCGGACCGGCTGGGCGCCTATGCCCGGGGCGGGCTGCGGATGCGGGCGGAGCTCGGGCTGCGCAAGCACCTGGAGGAATGCGCCACGTGCCGGCTGGTGGCCGGTGAGCTCAAAGACGTCAACGCGGCCATTCCGGCCCTGCTTCCGGTCGCGGTCATCGGGTGGTTCGCCGCCGGGTACGCGGGCAAGGCAGCCGGTGTGGTGGCCGGAGGCGCGGTCGCCGCGGGCGGAGCCGGCGCGGCAGCGGCGGCCACCGCCGGAGCGACGGCCGGAGCGACGGCCGGTGCGGGAGCCGCAGGGGCGACGGGTGCGGCAGCCGGTGCCGGTGCCGCGGGCGGTGCCGGTGCGGCGGGCGGTGCCGGTGCGGCGGGCTCGGGGGCGGCCGGCGGGGCCGGGGCTTCGGCCGGGTCCGTGGCGGCCTCCGAGGGGCTCGGCCTGCCCGCCAAGGCCGCGATCGCGGCCGGTCTCGCGGTGGCCGCCGCCGCAGCGGTGGTCTTCGCGTTCGCCGGGGACGAGGTCGAGCCACAGGCCGGGGTGCGGCCGGTGCCGAGCGCCGTCGCCCCGGTCCCGGCCGAGCCCGCCCGGCCCGAGCCGGCCCCCAGCCCGCCCGCGGCGGCACCGGACAGGCCGGCGCCCGTACCGCCTCCGCGGGCCTCACGGCCGCCGGCTCCGTCGGCCCGGCCCAGCACCGCCCCGGCACCTCCGGCGTCGCCCGCCGCACCGGCACCCGCGCCGAGCCCGACCCCGCCCCCGAAGCCCGCCCCGCCGAAGCCCACGCCCGGCCCCTCGGCCACGACGACCCCGAAGCCGACGCCCAAGCCGACCCCGCCGCCCGCACCGGCGCCGCCCGCCGGGTACCGGCTGGCCCGGCTGGACCATGCGGTCTTCGGCGACCACGCCGGCCCCGAGCTGGACACCTGGCGCAGCAGCTGGGTCTGGCAGCGCTGGGGCCTGCGCATCGACGACCGGCGGTACGAACACGGGATCACGGTCAACTCCCGCTCCCGGGTGGAGATCCGGCTCAACCGGCCGTGCAGCACCTTCTCGGCACAGGTCGGCGTGGACGACCTGGCCCTGCCGAGCGACGGCTCCGTGCGGTTCTCCGTCTACGGGGACGGCCGGCGCCTCTGGAGCTCCCCCGCCCTCGGCGCCGGCGATCCCGCGGTCCCGGTCCGGGTCGGCCTCGCCGGCTCCGGCACCGTGCGCCTGGTGGTCGAACCCGCCGGACCGCTCGCCCGGCCGACCCTGGCCTCCTGGGCCGACGCGGTGCTCTCCTGCTCCTGA
- the lhgO gene encoding L-2-hydroxyglutarate oxidase: MGSLDCDVLVIGGGIVGLSTAHALSLLAPGTRVVVLEKEPGPARHQTGRNSGVIHSGIYYRPGSLKARFAVRGASEMVKFCSEHGIRHEVTGKLIVATERSELPRLHALIQRGRENGIPVRELGPAQISEYEPEVQGLAAIHVGTTGIVDYGQVAERLAEASGAQVLYGERVELISRRPSAVAVRTSSGLVVRAGALVNCAGLQCDRVARLAGDDPGMRIIPFRGEYYDLARPWLVRGLVYPVPDPAFPFLGVHLTRGIGGGVHVGPNAVPALAREGYGWSVVRPREIAAELAWPGTWAIARRHWRYGAGEIHRSLSKRAFTEAVRRLLPAATEADLHPAPAGVRAQAVLRDGTLVDDFLIREAPRTVHVLNAPSPAATASLPIGREVARRALAALRA, from the coding sequence GTGGGTAGCCTGGACTGCGATGTGCTGGTGATCGGCGGCGGGATCGTCGGCCTGTCGACCGCCCATGCCCTGTCCCTGCTCGCTCCGGGGACGCGGGTGGTGGTGCTGGAGAAGGAGCCCGGCCCGGCCCGGCACCAGACGGGCCGCAACAGCGGGGTGATCCACAGCGGGATCTACTACCGGCCCGGCTCCCTGAAGGCCCGCTTCGCGGTGCGCGGGGCGTCCGAGATGGTCAAGTTCTGCTCGGAACACGGCATTCGGCATGAGGTGACCGGGAAGCTGATCGTCGCCACCGAGCGCTCGGAGCTGCCCCGGCTGCATGCACTGATCCAGCGCGGCCGGGAGAACGGCATCCCGGTGCGGGAGCTCGGCCCGGCCCAGATCTCCGAGTACGAGCCGGAGGTGCAGGGACTGGCCGCGATCCACGTCGGCACCACCGGCATCGTGGACTACGGGCAGGTGGCGGAGCGGCTGGCCGAGGCCTCGGGCGCGCAGGTGCTGTACGGGGAGCGGGTGGAGCTGATCTCGCGCCGGCCGTCCGCGGTCGCGGTCCGTACTTCCAGCGGGCTGGTGGTCAGAGCGGGGGCCCTGGTCAACTGCGCGGGCCTGCAGTGCGACCGGGTGGCCCGGCTGGCGGGCGACGACCCGGGCATGCGGATCATCCCGTTCCGTGGTGAGTACTACGACCTCGCGCGCCCCTGGCTGGTCCGGGGCCTGGTCTACCCGGTCCCCGATCCCGCCTTCCCCTTCCTGGGTGTGCACCTCACCCGGGGGATCGGCGGCGGCGTCCATGTCGGGCCGAACGCGGTCCCGGCGCTGGCCCGCGAGGGGTACGGCTGGTCCGTGGTCCGGCCGCGGGAGATCGCGGCCGAGCTGGCCTGGCCGGGCACCTGGGCGATCGCCCGCCGCCACTGGCGGTACGGAGCCGGGGAGATCCACCGCTCGCTGTCGAAGCGGGCCTTCACCGAGGCGGTGCGCCGCCTGCTGCCCGCGGCCACCGAGGCGGACCTGCACCCGGCCCCGGCCGGTGTCCGCGCCCAGGCGGTGTTGCGGGACGGCACCCTGGTGGACGATTTCCTGATCCGCGAGGCCCCGCGCACGGTCCATGTGCTGAACGCCCCCTCGCCCGCGGCGACGGCCTCGCTCCCGATCGGCCGCGAGGTGGCCCGCCGGGCGCTGGCCGCCCTGCGGGCCTGA
- a CDS encoding TetR/AcrR family transcriptional regulator, giving the protein MHISDFHGSATALSDGSGGRVIAGGTTHGVGRSTPLRVDAQRNLEHVLRAAREVFGELGYGAPMEDVARRARVGVGTVYRRFPSKDVLVRRIAEEETARLTEQARAALGQEEEPWQALSRFLRTSVASGAGRLLPPQVLRVGSAADEDGEGTAALDARVPQQRQQPDLRVVGSRTAAAPAASTASASSVDPAEDSGAGALLEVVGKLVDRARAAGELRTDVTVADVLLVIATAAPALPDPAQQAAASTRLLDILLEGLRSRTV; this is encoded by the coding sequence ATGCATATTTCCGATTTCCATGGCTCTGCGACCGCGCTCTCGGACGGCAGCGGCGGGCGCGTGATAGCGGGCGGCACCACGCACGGCGTGGGCCGCTCCACTCCGCTGCGCGTGGACGCCCAGCGCAACCTCGAGCACGTCCTGCGGGCTGCCCGCGAGGTCTTCGGCGAGCTGGGGTACGGCGCCCCGATGGAGGACGTGGCACGCCGCGCCCGGGTCGGTGTGGGCACCGTGTACCGGCGCTTCCCGAGCAAGGACGTCCTGGTCCGGCGGATAGCCGAGGAGGAGACCGCCCGGCTGACCGAGCAGGCGCGGGCCGCACTGGGTCAGGAGGAGGAGCCGTGGCAGGCGCTGTCGCGGTTCCTGCGGACCTCCGTGGCCTCCGGCGCCGGGCGGCTGCTGCCGCCGCAGGTGCTGCGGGTCGGCTCGGCCGCCGATGAGGACGGCGAGGGCACGGCCGCCCTGGACGCCCGCGTGCCGCAGCAGCGGCAGCAGCCCGACCTGCGGGTGGTGGGCTCGCGCACCGCTGCCGCCCCGGCCGCATCGACCGCCTCGGCCTCTTCCGTGGACCCTGCGGAGGACTCGGGCGCCGGAGCACTGCTCGAGGTGGTCGGCAAGCTGGTGGACCGGGCGCGGGCGGCGGGCGAGCTGCGCACCGATGTCACCGTGGCCGATGTCCTGCTGGTCATAGCGACCGCGGCGCCGGCGCTGCCGGACCCGGCCCAGCAGGCCGCTGCCTCGACCCGGCTGCTCGACATCCTGCTGGAGGGTCTGCGCTCGCGGACCGTCTGA